A window of Desulfobacterales bacterium genomic DNA:
CCCGATGTCGCTCACCGCCGAAGCCCCTGCCGTCATCAGCAGCCTGTGCACCGTGTTTGCCGAATCCGAGGTCATCTCGCTGATTTCAAAAGGCGCCCGGCGACAGGATATCATCGCCGGAATCCACACGGCCATTGCGGCAAGGGTCGTTGCCATGGCCGGCCGCATCGGACTCACGCCGCCGGTCATGATGACCGGCGGTGTCGCTAAAAACATCGGCGTCGTCAAAGCCATTGAGGCCAAAATCGGCAGCCCTGTCGCCGTGTCGCCCAAAGCGCAACTGACCGGCGCCATCGGCGCGGCCCTGATTGCTGCAAAAAATTAATCGGAAAGGATCTTACAATGGTCATTGATCAGCCGGGCAAGGTTAACGATAAAATCGTTCTGCTGGGC
This region includes:
- a CDS encoding BadF/BadG/BcrA/BcrD ATPase family protein, which gives rise to PMSLTAEAPAVISSLCTVFAESEVISLISKGARRQDIIAGIHTAIAARVVAMAGRIGLTPPVMMTGGVAKNIGVVKAIEAKIGSPVAVSPKAQLTGAIGAALIAAKN